In Sander vitreus isolate 19-12246 chromosome 7, sanVit1, whole genome shotgun sequence, a genomic segment contains:
- the LOC144520372 gene encoding putative N-acetyltransferase camello, with protein MSLFRDGILEHVYPAFFKAMSHPDHVGVALSLSMAGYVLGGSSYFQALLFGSAWAGLLYYCCHEIYEGYMTRRLSADMADIQSNYLENPDSSFWVAEADANGQSEVVGMVAVTGKRRGEKGERFDDWNGGAMGDGSEFTQDAGDGSYGEMSHAVVMFPWRRRNLGSQLTLKALDFCKERGYARLILDVSSPQTAAISLYQKFGFVQTKCHSNTHANRWFSKLARINVVRMEKFI; from the coding sequence ATGTCCCTCTTTCGCGACGGGATACTTGAACATGTATACCCGGCTTTCTTCAAGGCCATGAGCCACCCAGACCATGTTGGCGTCGCTCTGAGCCTTTCCATGGCTGGGTATGTGCTCGGAGGCAGCTCCTACTTCCAAGCGTTACTCTTTGGAAGTGCATGGGCCGGGCTCCTCTATTACTGCTGCCACGAGATCTACGAAGGCTACATGACCAGGAGGCTGAGCGCAGACATGGCCGACATTCAATCCAACTACCTTGAAAACCCAGACAGCAGTTTCTGGGTGGCAGAGGCAGACGCCAACGGCCAGTCCGAGGTGGTGGGGATGGTGGCAGTGACGGGGAAACGGAGAGGGGAGAAAGGTGAGAGGTTTGACGACTGGAACGGAGGAGCGATGGGAGACGGCTCCGAGTTTACCCAAGATGCCGGGGATGGGAGTTACGGCGAGATGTCCCACGCGGTTGTGATGTTCCCATGGCGCCGCCGAAACCTGGGTTCACAGTTGACTTTGAAGGCCCTTGATTTCTGCAAAGAGCGAGGATATGCCCGCCTCATTCTGGACGTCAGCTCGCCACAGACGGCGGCCATCTCCCTCTACCAAAAATTTGGTTTTGTTCAGACCAAATGCCACAGTAACACACACGCCAACCGCTGGTTCTCCAAACTGGCCAGAATAAATGTGGTGCGAATGGAGAAGTTCATTTAA